The segment attgctgaaaataaacagttgacagcgggaggacatttctttttttgctgagataAGTTGTCATTGaactgttcttgtctaatgatgttctgtattatgtttcatgtggaccccaggaagggcTTTTGCAaccgctaatggggatcctaataaaataccaaaaataTGAATGCCTATAATTTTGTAATGAGATTTTTAACAaggccatgtagtgtattttgTCTATTGtgtgacatttttatttttattttgtgagAAGCTCAAGTTATAGATGTAAAATAAAGACATGATAGCTTCTTTACTTTctggaatttattgaaagttactgagcttgTCAGAAGGGGGGGACTGGAATACAAACAAATAAATGTTGTTATGTTGAAAATACAGAAGAGTCAATTTATTTTTGCAATAACCAAAGATAAACAATCAAACACAAGTCACATTTGTTTTAAGCGATAGCCGCCAAGTAGTCTTTCACTTCTGCGGGTGACAGTCGCCTGAAGCCGGCTTCATTGCAGATCCCCACTTCAATATTGTCTTCAGTCATCTGACCCTCAAAGCTTTCCTGTGAATAAAATATAGCATTCAGGATTCTGCTCATGACCCAAATGCAAGAAAATCACAAGAGGCTGGTCTCTTAATAAACATGTGTCTGACATCAGACATCAATGCATAGAAGCCCAGCAGGAGAGGCTTTCAAGAGAGTAACTCACCTTCAAAGTCAAGATAGCTGTGTGAATGGCATCCTCCAGTTCGAGGTCTTCATTGTATCTGAGCAAGACATTCAATTTACCTCAAATGTATACAAAGGGTTACTAACAGCTGCAGTTTAACCCCAACTGTTGAGTATGGTGCCAATTGGAGTGGGGGAGAAATAGATTGAAATACCTTTTCTCAAGGAATGTTTTACCATTGACGTAGTTCTTCCCCATAGCAGTTGCTTTCCAGGCGAAATATGCTCCCTGTGTAGAGAAATCAAACCATGATGTCATCATAATCTCACAAGAAATACAGAAGGTAAACATGTTCAGATAGCAAAATGTGATAACGAGCCCTTACAGATGGATCAGACTGGAAAAGGTATGGTCTGTCCTCATCCCAACCAGCGATCAGCAAGGATACTCCGAAAGGACGGACACCCCTGCAGCAATAGACAAAACATTTAAGCCTATATGAAACAAATTGACTCCCTCGCGAATGCCTTCAttgggaatatatatattttacattatttGAACGATATCAGATTAGAAtagctgttggaaaagcattcatcattagactggttgagagaattccaagagtgtgcaaagctgtcaaggcaaggggcgctactttgaaaaatctaaaatatatttgatttgtttaacactttttttggttacaacatgaattcatacatgttatttcatagttttgatgtcttcactattattctacaatgtagaaatgagTAAAAAatttaagaaaaaccctggaatgagtaggtgtgtccaaacttgaatggtactgtagttgaagtcagaagtttacatgcaccttagccaaatacatttcaactcagtttcacaatttctgatatttaatctgagtaaaaattcAGTCTTAGGtcaggatcactactttattttaagaatgtgaaatgtcagaataatagtagagaattatgtatttcagcttttatttctttcatcacattcccagtgggtcagaagtttacatacactcaattagtatttggtaacattgccactaaattatttaacttgggtcaaacgttttgggtagccttccacaagcttcctacaataagttgggtgaattgtgggccattcctcctgacagagctggtgtaactgagtcaggtttgtaggcctccttgctcatacacactttttcagttctgcccacaaaatttctataggattgaggtcagggctttgtgatggccactccaataacttgactttgttgtccttaagccattttgccacaactttggaagtatgcttgggaaaattgtccatttggaatacccatttgcgaccaagctttaacttccttcctgactgatgtcttgagatgttgcttcaatatatccacataattttcctacctcatgatgccatcttttttgcgaagtgcaccagtccctcctgcagtaggGCACCCCCAcaacgtgcttcacggttgggatggtgttctttggcttgcaagcttctgcctttatcctccaaacacaacaatggtcattatggccaaacagttctatttttgttccatcagaccagaggatgtttctccaaaaagtacaatctttgtccccatgtgcagttgcaaaatgtagtctggcttttttatggcggtgttggagcagtggcttcttccttgctgagcagcctttcaggttatgtcgatatacgactcgttttactgtggatatagatatttttgtacctgtacctgtttcctccagcagcttaaggtcctttgctgttgctctgggattgatgtgtacttttcgcaccaaagtaagctcatctctaggagacagaacgcgtcaccttcctgagcggtatgacggctgcgtggtccaatggtgtttatacttgcgtactattgtttgtacagatgaacgtggttccttcaggcatttggaaattgttcccaaggacgaaccagacttgtggaggtcaactatttattttctgaggtcttggctgatttcttctgatttttccatggtgtcaagcaaagaggcactgagtttgaaggtgggccttgaaatacatccacaggtacacctccaattgactcaaattatgtcaattagcctatcagaagcttcttaagccatgacatcattttctggaatttcccaagctgtttaaatgtgatacagtgaattataagtgtaatcatctgtctgtaaacaattgttggaaaaattacttgtgttatcCACAAAGACGACTTTCCAAAACTGTAGtttttttaacaagaaatttgtggagtggttgaaaaacgagtgttaatgactccaacctaagtgtatgtaaacttccgacttcaactgtatacacacacctgttctgaaaggccctagAGTCTGCAAAACCACTAAGTAAGGTGAATCATGAAGagcaaggagctctccaaacaggtcagggacaaagttgttgAGACATACAGATTAGGGttggtttatttaaaaaaatatccaaaactttgaacatcctattacatccattatttaaaaaaggtAAAGAATATGGCAgtacaacaaacctgccaagagagggccacccaccaaaactcacagaccaggcaaggagaacattaatcagagaggcaacaatgagaccaaagataaccctgaaggagctgcaaagctccacagtagagatcggagtatctgtccatatgacaactttaagccgtacacagagctgggctttacggaagagtggccagaaaaagcaATTGCtttgtgggagactccccaaacatatggaaggaggtactctggttagatgagactaaaatgtagctttttggccatcaagaacaacactatgtctggcacaaacacaACACCTCGCATCACcttgagaacaccatccccacagtgaagcatggtggtggcagcatcatgctgtgggaatgtttttccatcagcaatgactgggaaactggtcagaattgaaggaatgatggatggcactaaatacagtgaaattctttagggaaacctgtttcagtcttccagagatttgagactgggacggaggttcaccttccagcaggacaatgatcctaagcatactgctaaagcaacactcgagtggtttaagggaaacatttaaatgtcttggaattgcctagtcaaagcccagacctcaatccaattgagaatctgtggtatgacttaaaaattgctgtacaccagcagaacccatccaacttgaaggagctggggcAGTtttttatagagacatacccaaaaGAGACTTGCagatgtaattgctgcaaaagttaGCTCTACAAAGTATCGACTTGGGGGGGAagagttatgcacactcaagttgttgttttttgtcttatttcttgtttgttacacaatttaaaaaaattagcatgttgtgtaaatcaaatgatataaaccccccaaaaatctattttaattccaggttgtaaggcaacaaaatagtaagaatgccaagggggggggggtgaagactttcacaagccactgtatgacTATCTTTTTCAGCCAATTTGTCTTTGATAGCTTGAAGCTTATCGGTATATTTCAGTTTAACAataatatttgttctgtctttctggagaataaaattgaaattaaatttGTATGGCTTGTTTAAAAACAGAGAAGTTACCTAAAGGCAAAATAAATCATTTTTTAACAAAGGAAGAGCCTTTCTTAGTAATCTACTGGAGAACCAGTTCAGGTTTAAGCGTATCAGTGAAGCTTTTAGTTACAGGTTTAATGCTTTAAAATTGAAAACGTTCAGCCCCCCATAcacatattcattatataaataggtaCGTTTACATTTTCTAGCTtaaagtgccaaataaagtataTTAATGTAAATATTCTTTGCTCAtatgaatttaaaaaacaagtaAACTGATAGCACTAGAGtaaataaaggtgattttttCATAAATGGTTATagaatcttatctatttttgctaactttctattgaaATTGGTTGGGGTAAGTTCATTTATATCTTTAGGAatatgaataccaagtatgtctgTCACCACCagcccattttattggtaaactacaaatGTACATGTACATTTTTTGTAGTTTAACTATCTAATATGGTACGCTTATCATAATTGGGTTTTAATAGAGTTTTTCTACAATTCTTATTCAACAGTCTGAAAACAAACATTGAATAAACAGTTGACTTTCAACCTACTCCATACCCTGATTGTGTGTATTCCTGCATGACAGAGGCCACCCTCTGAACAAGCTGAGCTGTGGGGATGGGCTCCTGGTACACCAGGAAGTACTGCTGGGCCAACTTCCTGGCTCTCCGGAGCAGCACCCTGTCAACACAACAAAAAGCATCTCTCCAAGTACTCAATACAGTCAAGGACTGTAGCTTTAGTTCACTTTGTTTATTTACCTTATTTGATCATACATTTTACAAATAGGCCTATTCTATGAAAAACAACAATGTGCCTATTAAGTGGCCAGTATACTCGAGTGCCTAGGGAGTGTCATGAATAGTACATGCTGTGTTGAAGTTAAATTCCATTAAGCAGGAGGTCTCATTACCTGTAGTCAGGTCCCATGCCACTGTACACCATGCCGATGTGTTTGGTTATGGGCTCCACTTTGTGAACACTAGTCTCGTCGTACAGGATGGATTTCTGTTTCTTTTCTGTTGCCAAGACAACTCCATTTGAGGCTGGAAGGGAAACAAAAATACATGAAATTCAATGCTTGGAATCAGCTCTCATTAGGCTACTTAAGGTGATGTTGAGTAGTGACTTGTACAACCATGTTGATGTGTTTAATTGGGTGGGTAGTGATGAATGAAAAACGGAAAAACAGGGGACACTTTCACTAAACTGCTACGAAAAAGTCACTTCGGTATCAAAGTGGCTTTAAAAGTGTTACACGAATTAATAGACAGGGTGGATGCAAACTACCTGCATCAAACTGCTGTTTTTACTAGCTAGGTACTTACCTTTGATTCCCACAGCGGGAGCACCTGCGGCTACAGCTGCCAGGGCATATTCAATTTGAACCAGTTTCCCAGAGGGGCTGTTGGAAAAAGGGAAGGTATTCAATCTTAGTTACAACCATTTAGCTAACTTAACTAGCTAAATATCTCACTAACTAGTTAGCTGTGTAATCAAAACTCGAATAGTTGTGTCTATGTAACGTCTGTACtattgcccttattttagcgcccccaaaacgtaatacttccagatcaactgtaatgtcaataccattgtaaagcacaatttctcccctttccaacaatcATTTACATGACCTAAACACTGCCCGTTTCTGCATTATTCAAGCACACAATGAGTCCCGtcaggtctttttaaaaatgtagagtggggaagcgaaactaatgcgtgatagtgagacaGAGATGTCTAGTTTTGGAATTCTACGGGATTCTTTTGAATACATGCTCTGTAGTTTGAACTCTAGGTAAGTAACCATTTATATTGCATTCTACACCAACTGAATCAACAGACTGAAACAATAATCCAACATACTGTTACTTTTCAAACAAGGAATTCTCAGCAACTCAGCTTTCACTGTAGAAATAACATCTTAACATTTCAAACAAATACAATACCAAAGCATTTCAAGTGAACTTTCAATAACATTTAAAGTCTGGAACTCTTAGGGCAGCGATCCACCTACACCCTTTGACATTTCACAGGTCTAGGAGAGCTCTGGGCTTGACCTCTCTTCCTGACCTTGTGCGATATGATGCTGAGCATGCTTCTGTGTCAGTCAACAGTTCTTGTGGTGTTGCAGGTAAGTATGGTGTATGTTGTGCTGTGGGTGTGTTTAGTCCATCACGTTCTCTTTCAGGGGAACAGTTCATCTCATCAGTGTGTTCTTTTGTGTTCAGTAGGAGACGAC is part of the Oncorhynchus gorbuscha isolate QuinsamMale2020 ecotype Even-year linkage group LG09, OgorEven_v1.0, whole genome shotgun sequence genome and harbors:
- the LOC124043289 gene encoding proteasome subunit alpha type-2-like, encoding MKLISAIWSVQQSFPQDRSTMAERGYSFSLTTFSPSGKLVQIEYALAAVAAGAPAVGIKASNGVVLATEKKQKSILYDETSVHKVEPITKHIGMVYSGMGPDYRVLLRRARKLAQQYFLVYQEPIPTAQLVQRVASVMQEYTQSGGVRPFGVSLLIAGWDEDRPYLFQSDPSGAYFAWKATAMGKNYVNGKTFLEKRYNEDLELEDAIHTAILTLKESFEGQMTEDNIEVGICNEAGFRRLSPAEVKDYLAAIA